The genomic segment TAATCCTTTACTCCTTGCAAATTTTTATGATTGTTTGCATTGAATTACAGATTCGTAGTGTTTAATCTGTATTTATTTATGGCTAAAGTTGTTTCATTTGCTATTAACTTGAAGTGAAATATGCACTTGTCAGTTTGATTTAAATGCAAATCTTGGCCCATTTTGTTGGCATGATGTTTTCCATCCCATTCTTAGTGCTTAATGCTGCAAATGCAGGTTGTTGGTTATGAAGAAGATTTGTCAGGCAGGCAAATGCTTATTGACAGGGTCCGTACCCGGAGTAGTATGACTTGAGATACTAGCTCCTGTAAAAATGaccaaacaaagaaaattgtcttTAAAATTACGGGAGAGTTATCTCATGTCTGGCATTTGATTCAGGTTTTTTTCTCCTTGACATGGTATCCCTTTGGAGAAATGACTTTGTTCTGTATTCACTGTCCATCAATGAGTTTCAAAGCATCAAGAGAATCCAATTTAAGCTGCATTTCTTATTAGATATAGTATTAAAGCATCTCATTATTTCCTGGCTATTCAAATTTTAAAGCTAAATTTGCTGCTTTCCCCTAGGCTGCCTATCTATTGAATCAGGTAAGAGAGAAATGGGAAGGTGGTCGTTAGGCTACAAGAGGACAATGCATGAATCTCTATTTCACTGTGCATTTATTCATAgccaaattgaaaaaaaaaaaaactgtttgcATATAATATTTTCCTATGCTAGGGCGAGTTTCAAGTTTAATGTCATTAAGTAGATTTCCTTCCGATTAGGAAcatgtattatgtattatgtggtttgttttttgtttttaaaggtTTGTTGTCTAATGTCCTGAAGCTAGATAATGAGCTTATTGGATGTAATAGATTCTTCCACTTTTAATACTTCTTTTTGTAATCATATATGTGATTAAATcactttgttaaaaaaaatagatttcacCTTTGTATTAGTGTCTATAAATATTTTTAGCATGTTTcatgacaaaaatgaaaaaagccAAGAAAATTGTTGGGAAGGAAAAGGTAAAGTTAAGGTCTCTCAACATAGGCGAGATATTTTCCTTGAGGTCGCACTTCACTGATTTATTCAGAGTGTCCGAGGCATTGAATGCTACGATCAGAGACATGAGAGTGGTAGAAGATGGTAGTGGTTTAGGAGGAGGAGGTTGGGACTTCAAATTTAGAAGAAACTTATTCCTGAGGGAGGCCCCTAACTTGATTGAATTGTTAGATATGATTAAAGATGTTCAGCTGCCGGATATTTTGGAAGATAAAAGAATCTGGAAACCAGATAGCAGCGGGGTTTTTAGTTGCCAGTCGGCTTTTCATAGCTTGGCTTATGATCAGTTGGGTCCAGAGTGGCCGTGGGCAAAGAGGTTATGGAAATGTGGTGTTCCTCCCAAAATTAAAGTGTTCGGATGGTTATTATTCTTGGACAAGTTAAGTGTCCATGTTAATTTGCAGCGGAGAAGACCCTTCCATTAGTTATCGCCTAATTGGTGTGTTAACTGTAAAAAGAATAGCGAGTCAGTGGGTCATTTGTTTCTTCGATACTCGTTTGCCAGTGCTCTTTGGAGTAAAGTTCTATATGAGTTTGGAGTCTCTTGGTGTATGCCCTCATTCTGCGCCCACTTATTCCTCTCTCATATGGAGGGCGGTAAGAGGCAGCTGCGCTTGTGGCAGTGTACCGTTCTAGCTACATTTTGGGCTATCTGGTTGGAGAGGAATAGTAGGATCTTTGACGCGTCCTCTTCTTCAGTGGATACTCTTTGGGATAAGATAAGATTCTGGGTAGCCACGTGGGTGTATAGAACGAAAGATTTTGAGGATGTTTTCTTTTTGGACCTTCGTAGAGAATGGGTGTATTTATGGTTGTaatctttgttttcttttttctcttgttACCAAGGTTTTTCTCCGCCATAAGTGAGGGTTTATTTTGTTAGTGAGAGGGGGTTTCTTCGACCACTTTCtcgtatttttcaaaaaaaaaaacataggcgagatatttaattatttgtattaagTTAGTGTGTAATGTATGTTCCAACAATTCAAATGGCTCAATTATTTGCCTCATAAAAGAACATTATTTTAGGATAATAACAACATTTTAAATTATTAGTTAACATTATTTGATTGGgattttttttagaattatttGATTGAAacttgaattgaattattattacaaattttaTTGAAAAGTATGGGCCTCTTAAATTGCTTATCCCAATATCCAGTTCATGGCCCACACTAGCTTCTAGCAACAGCCGCAATAGCAGTACACGTATCTGTCGTAACTCAAGAAAAGAGAGAATTTGCGTTTTATGTTTTCCCGGTCCGGATGGTGATAAATAAGCGAATTCAAGAAGATTAGTCAAGAGAAGACAACAACTTCCATTTAATTTGTGTGAAAATTAAATATTTGTGgccaacaaataaataaaaaaaagaaaacaatcaCACCACCAGTGCTGGCTTGTTTGGACAAACTGtggtaagaagaaaaaaaagaaagaaagaaaaaagtccCTCTCAATTCTGTTTTTATTGTTTTTGGAAATATTGGCTAGTATTATCCACGCTTTTATTTTCTCGCCATCCAAACAACTTTTTACATAAACAGGGGGGGAAAAGAAAATTCCCAATGGTGGCGGCATGTTGTCTTGTATGCCACCTGGCCGTCGTCGTCGATATGAATCGGTGTCGTTCGGCTACTGGAGTGTCGTCGCCGTCATCTACTTATCTGTGTCCCTTTAAGCCTACTCAATTCGTTGCGAGCTCCAGAGTCGTCGGCTTCGGTTTCGGTTTCCGATTCGAGTTCCGCCGGAAGGAGCGGTTTCAGAGGCGGCTCAAGTTCGTCGTCAGTGCAGAGCTATCGAAGTCGTTCTCTCTCAGTCTCGGCTTGGATTCTCAGGTCTAGACTTCTCATTGCTACTTGCTATTTCTTTTGATCCATCTCTTTTTAGTTCCTTTTCCGATTTGAATTTTAATCCTTAAACTCAAATATAGTGCTTCTGGATCTGAATTACGGGGTTAGGAATCAGGAGATACTATTTTAGttacttttttatttaacttCTTTCAATTAGACTTCTACTGATACAAGTCTGCTCGATGAGTAAACGGAGTGGGTTTATACAGACACACACTTATATTTATGGATGAGCAACCCGCctgattcttcttctttgttaATATTATTTGAGAGGTTTTTGAATTTTCTGTAGAAGGTTTCctctataattaattatttatatggtgaaattttgaaaaaaaaaaagaattatcaTGTAGCGTGTAGCTGTAACGGGGGTGCATTTTTGTTGATTTCAGAATATGACGTTTAGGAAGCTGTTTTCACGGTATTTTGTTAGCTTTCCCATATATTTGGACTAACTTTTTGATATTTGTTCTTCCAAACTCATCTGTTCTGGATTATACTTGTGTTCCTTTTCCAGAAGAAATAGTGGGCAATTATGCCTGCTTACGTTGTGGAACTTTTATTTAATTGATGGAACAAACTAAGTTTTCTATCATTGATTAACGCTGCTGTTATTTGTATTTGAAGGTCCTCCAGCCTCATGAATCAACCCAATTGCCTTGGGTTGGTCCTGTTCCAGGGGATATAGCAGAAATTGAGGCATATTGTAGAATCTTTAGAGCTGCAGAATGGCTTCATGCTGCGTTAATGGATACATTATGCAATCCTTTAACTGGTGAATGTTATGTTTCATATGATGTCGTCTCAGATGAAAAGCCGTTATTGGAGGATAAAATTGTTTCTGTGCTTGGCTGTATGGTGTCCCTTCTGAACGAAGGAAGGGAAGATATTCTTTCTGGGAGGTCTTCTGTAGCGAATTCCTTTCGTATAGTAGATGTTAGTGCAATTGAGGATAAGCTTCCTCCGCTTGCCATTTTTAGGAGTGAGATGAAAAGGTGCTGTGAGAGCTTGCATGTTGCCCTTGAGAACTATTTAATGCCTGGTGATGATCGAAGCTTAGATGTTTGGAGGAAACTTCAGAGACTGAAGAACGTGTGTTATGATATTGGCTTTTCCCGTGGAGAGGATTTTCCCGACCATACTCTGTTTGCAAACTGGACTCCTGTTTATCTATCCACTTCTAGAGAAGACATTGGATACAAAGATTCTGATGTGGCTTTTTGGAGGGGTGGTCAGGTTACAGAAGAAGGTCTGAAGTGGTTAGTGAAGAAAGGATACAAAACCATAATTGATCTTAGAGCTGAGAACGTGAAGGATAACTTTTATCAAGTGGCAATAAACAATGCTATTGCATTAGGGGAAATTGAATTAGTCAAAATTCCAGTTGAAGTTGGGACTGCACCTTCGAAGGAGCAAGTTGAGAAGTTTGCAATGTTGGTTTCAGATTCCAGCAAAAGGCCTATATATCTCCATAGTAAAGAAGGAGTTCAGAGAACTTCTGCAATGATCTCCAGATGGAGGCAGTACATGACTCGCTATGTTATGCCGCTTGACTCCAATCAACCAATTGCTCCCAACAATGCAATGTTACAAGTTAAGAATGAAATAACAGAAAAGCAGAAGCCTATCTCGGGAAAGAAACTTGAGTCGCTGGAAGATACTTCAAATAATAGTTTGAATAGTGTAAACCGTGCAGATGCTTTCCCAGATAGTGATGAAATGAATGGAAGCTCCAATGGGGTTTGCAGTGACCTTATTCCTATTCAAGGAATGGAACTGGTAGATACTTGTTCCGGTGAAGAAGGATCTTTGGCTGACTTCTCCCCTGAAATTGATCCGTTGAAAGCTCAGGTTCCTCCTGGAAATTTTATCTCCAAAAAAGAAATGTCCATGTTTTTTCGGAGTAAAAGGATATCACCTCCTACTTATAATAACTACCAGTTGGAGAAGTTACCTGTTTCAGACTATGTGTATACTGAAAAAATACAGAGAGGTGAAACTCTTGGTAATGATCAAGTGTCTGGACATCAAGAAACAGGAAGTTCTAATGGATCATGTAATGAAAATGGCCTTTCTGGGAGATATATGACTGGTGATGCTTTTGTTTCCATTGGTCCAACTGTGAATGGATTTGGTGACAGCAACAGTAAATTAGTTGTGGAAAAAAAATTATCTACTACGGTAAGTAATAAGAATAATGATTATGTCAAGTCTCAATCAGAAACCAAATATCTGAATGGTGGCACTAGTGACGATGAACTGAGTACGGTTGAAGGAGATATGTGCGCTTCTACAACCGGTGTTGTAAGGGTGCAGTCAAGAAAGAAAGCTGAAATGTTCTTGGTTCGTACAGATGGATTCTCTTGTACTAGAGAAAAGGTGACAGAGGCATCCTTAGCCTTCACGCATCCAAGCACTCAGCAACAGATGCTTATGTGGAAAACTACGCCAAAGACTGTATTATTGTTGAAGAAGCTGGGACCAGAACTCATGGAAGAAGCTAAAGAGGTACCATCTAAAAAGTTATGCAAATAATTCCAACATACTGCTGTTCTGATGCTAATAACTAAGTGATAACATGATTTGGAACTAGAACTCTGTtaacaatattttttttcaaactcTTGATGATGCTAGGTTTGAGCACCAAAGCACTTTACACGTTTATATGTTTATAGATCCCATGCTTGTATTGACTACCTAATCCTTAGCACTTAAAATGTATACATGTAGTGGACCATATGCTGGTCCTGGTATTTAGACATGCACCTGCTTTTGATTAATACTTTGGGTTGGGGGAGTGGGTTAGAACAAcaatgaagagagagagagagaaaaaaaacacAATGTAACAATTAAACTCAACACACAAAGAGGCTTGATCAAGTTGATAAATTTTGTCAAAATTCTTTATTTCAACCCATTAGTAAAAAGTGCTTGATGGTtctacaaagaaaaaaaaatgagaattagGATATAACAAGTCTATGAATTTTTCAAGCAAACAATGTGTTGATGAATTTCTGGGATATAATAGTTGATAATTGAGAGCTCAAGAGAGGGGTTAAAGAAAGAGCAAAAGTGTGATTAGTCCCTTTGAACTCTCCAAAACCCTTGAAATGGTGATAGCACCGACCTAGGCAAATCCCCACTTGTTTTTAATTCAAAAAacaattttggagccaaaattcGGGAAGCAGGTGGTGTCGACATCCTGTATGATGCTAGGCAACGTGTTGCCTACTAGGTAGCGAATTGATACGACGGGAGGCAACGTGTTGCCAACTAGGTGCCAACACGTTGCCACTTGCACCTTTAGTGGTAGGCGATGCTTCCCTTAGACGACGTATCGCCACAAGACCTGAATTATGACTCTTTTTATGCCCAAATCATTTAAAAAATTCTTAAATTGCTTAGAAGTGTTTAAATTTCTCATTGTATTAATCTAAACTTAATTAGGTCATATTTTGatgctaatctcaaaattcacacCTTGTGTTTAATCTTCTCAAAACTTTACACTTTGGTAATGTTTTTATTTCACCGCTTGGTTAAATATAACATGACTCTCCAACACATAAACAATATAGGAGCATAAAGTAAAGTATGTTttgatttgaactttaccttagtgaaagttTTACAAAACTTTATCGAAATTCTAGGTTGCATATAACATTGAACTAATTATTCTTTATGATGAAAATGGTAACACCTCACACTTTCACTTGATCAACAGTATATTCCtacttttctcgcttagcactattATGGTCTTGTGCTCATCCATTCATGAATTATTTAGTTAGAAACTCCAAAACTTCCATTAGAAGGGGAACTGCCTCTAAGTTCATATAAGTGAAGTTCTTCCAGCATTTTTGTTACCTTTGAGATGCTTGTTGAACTAAGCTGAACTTTATTCAAAGTTTTGAAGCTTAACCCTCTATTAGTAACAACCAGTACTATCCATCACATAGGGGATTCTCTTTGCAGTAGTGCTGTGATttttcacttatcaatgacttgttctcaCCTATTGAACTCTAGACTAGTCATTTACTAGTTTTGAGTTGAGTTACTATTATTCGTGAATCTCTCACTCTAGGAGTTTAAGTCTATCCTTCTAGATATTGAATTTACCAAATCTCTTGTAAGAGGTTTGGTGAAGGGATTCGTTAAATTTTCACTAGATCTTACATATGAAATCGaaatgattccatcttgaatcaattgtctcacataatCATGCTTTAGACTTATGTATCTAGATTTCCCATTATACATACTATTATAGGCTCTTTCCTGTGTATTGAGAACAATTGAGGGTTTTATATCTTAGTTTGTAACGTTTCTATTTGTTGTTGTCTTTTATGTTTAAATTTCCAAGTTGCTATTTGTAACCATAGTTGTCCTCCGCTATAAGTGAGGGTCCCTAATAAACTTGGGTGGAGGTCACTTTTGGACATGTGACTTGTctcttttcaaaaaataaaatactatTATAGGCTCTAGCTTGggtggcttgactatcacaatacATCAAGATCGTCGATATTTTATTTGCGTAAGATTGAGATATTCAACATGAGATTTCTAAGCTATTCGGTTTCTTTCCCCGTCGTCGCTAGAGTTATAAACATAGCTTCAATGCTTGGAGTGTGATATACATGTTTGCAAGAAAAACTCCACGATCGAGTGTATATACCCAACTAGTGGTAGATAGATTATCTTACACTCACTATATCCAACTTGTGTTTGAATACTCTTTAAGTATCTTAGGAAGCTTTGAAACTTCTTAGTTCCGCCTTGTACTTATTCTCCAATGCAATCCAAATTTCCTTGGTgttgtgtagagatcatagagcctatctgACGATGCATTGAAAATGCGACCCCTATGTACGAGTTCATtttcctctttcttcttccttgCAACCAAAACTTGAGGAGGATCATTCTTAGTTAGTGAAGACAATGGCTCTAAAGTTGTATCTAAGATGTAGGAGACCTTGAGTGTAGGAAGGAGAAATTTGATCTTGTGTTGCAAAATTTGTCTCATTGAAGCAGTCCAAACGAACAAAATCTTGACTCATAAACTTGAGGGCGGTAAAAGATCAAAATCCTTCCTCCATTGAAGATTAAAGAGATAAAACAAATAGAGACGTTGATTG from the Humulus lupulus chromosome X, drHumLupu1.1, whole genome shotgun sequence genome contains:
- the LOC133805180 gene encoding NAD kinase 2, chloroplastic, with the translated sequence MVAACCLVCHLAVVVDMNRCRSATGVSSPSSTYLCPFKPTQFVASSRVVGFGFGFRFEFRRKERFQRRLKFVVSAELSKSFSLSLGLDSQVLQPHESTQLPWVGPVPGDIAEIEAYCRIFRAAEWLHAALMDTLCNPLTGECYVSYDVVSDEKPLLEDKIVSVLGCMVSLLNEGREDILSGRSSVANSFRIVDVSAIEDKLPPLAIFRSEMKRCCESLHVALENYLMPGDDRSLDVWRKLQRLKNVCYDIGFSRGEDFPDHTLFANWTPVYLSTSREDIGYKDSDVAFWRGGQVTEEGLKWLVKKGYKTIIDLRAENVKDNFYQVAINNAIALGEIELVKIPVEVGTAPSKEQVEKFAMLVSDSSKRPIYLHSKEGVQRTSAMISRWRQYMTRYVMPLDSNQPIAPNNAMLQVKNEITEKQKPISGKKLESLEDTSNNSLNSVNRADAFPDSDEMNGSSNGVCSDLIPIQGMELVDTCSGEEGSLADFSPEIDPLKAQVPPGNFISKKEMSMFFRSKRISPPTYNNYQLEKLPVSDYVYTEKIQRGETLGNDQVSGHQETGSSNGSCNENGLSGRYMTGDAFVSIGPTVNGFGDSNSKLVVEKKLSTTVSNKNNDYVKSQSETKYLNGGTSDDELSTVEGDMCASTTGVVRVQSRKKAEMFLVRTDGFSCTREKVTEASLAFTHPSTQQQMLMWKTTPKTVLLLKKLGPELMEEAKEAASYLYYQENMNVLVEPDVHDIFARIPGFGFVQTFYSQDTSDLHERVDFVACLGGDGVILHASNLFRGAVPPVVSFNLGSLGFLTSHTFDDFRQDLKQVIHGNNTRDGVYITLRMRLRCEIFRNGKAMPGKIFDVLNEVVIDRGSNPYLSKIECYEHDRLITKVQGDGVIVATPTGSTAYSTAAGGSMVHPNVPCMLFTPICPHSLSFRPVILPDSARLLLKIPDDARSNAWVSFDGKRRQQLSRGDSVRIYMSQHPLPTVNKFDQTGDWFHSLIRCLNWNERLDQKAL